In Drosophila bipectinata strain 14024-0381.07 chromosome 2R, DbipHiC1v2, whole genome shotgun sequence, one genomic interval encodes:
- the LOC108124980 gene encoding putative fatty acyl-CoA reductase CG5065 → MTAKPKFVYEKDDLGTIGEVDDSEVDRIAQCFEGRSLFITGGTGFLGKVLVEKLLRSCGGLKRIYLLIRPKKGKDPQERIKDIFQNVLFDQVKQMRGEEKIQQQVRAIAGDVLSPGLGISEEDLETLRNEVSIVYHCAATVRFDEPLRNAVFMNTRGTKYMLDLALTLKHLDFFAYCSTAYCHLHVKTLYEKPYDPPANPHKVMQACEWLTDEEVSIIERKVLGDIPNTYAYTKSLAEALVVEKFDKLPAVILRPSIVIPIWKEPIPGWTDNINGPTGLLIGAGKGVIRTMYCNSSGYGDFLPVDIAVNGILVASWRNISAGTDATNRVAHMTSSSEIKVSWAEIIELGRWVIENKVPLNGVAWYPGGSMKSNYWVHFICMVLFQWMPALFVDALLWILRYPPVLCRVQNRIYKGFEVFEYYANNVWSFDNSEAVKLRKLMNNKERRTYVIEKIELDLIDYFTNCVLCARRLILKESDESIPAARRHMKVMWVVDKVYKGIWIFGILYMLYRCFFAG, encoded by the exons ATGACAGCTAAACCAAAGTTCGTGTACGAGAAGGATGACCTAGGCACCATAGGAGAAGTTGACGACTCCGAGGTGGACCGCATTGCGCAGTGCTTCGAAGGACGCAGTCTGTTCATTACAGGAGGCACTGGGTTCCTTGGAAAAGTCCTGGTGGAGAAACTTCTAAG GTCCTGCGGTGGGCTAAAACGCATTTATTTACTCATTCGACCAAAGAAGGGCAAGGATCCGCAGGAGCGCATCAAGGATATATTCCAGAATGTG CTTTTTGACCAGGTGAAGCAGATGCGTGGCGAGGAGAAAATCCAACAACAGGTGAGGGCCATAGCCGGCGATGTCCTGTCCCCTGGCCTGGGCATCTCCGAAGAGGATTTGGAAACCCTGCGGAACGAAGTCTCCATTGTATACCATTGTGCGGCCACTGTGCG CTTTGACGAACCTCTTCGTAACGCTGTCTTTATGAACACCCGTGGTACCAAGTACATGCTCGACCTGGCCCTCACTTTGAAGCACCTGGACTTCTTCGCCTACTGTTCCACGGCATACTGCCACCTCCATGTGAAAACTCTTTACGAGAAGCCCTACGACCCACCAGCGAATCCTCACAAGGTGATGCAGGCCTGCGAGTGGTTGACGGATGAGGAGGTGTCCATTATCGAGCGAAAGGTTCTGGGGGACATTCCCAACACATATGCCTACACAAAGTCCCTGGCAGAGGCCCTGGTGGTGGAGAAGTTTGATAAACTGCCCGCTGTAATCCTTCGACCTTCGATTGTGATTCCCATCTGGAAGGAGCCTATTCCCGGATGGACGGATAACATTAATGGACCCACGGGACTCCTGATTGGAGCTGGAAAGGGCGTCATCCGGACAATGTACTGCAACTCGTCTGGTTATGGTGACTTCCTGCCGGTGGATATTGCCGTGAATGGTATTCTGGTGGCCAGCTGGAGGAATATAAGCGCCGGTACTGATGCCACCAACCGGGTGGCCCACATGACCTCCTCCAGCGAAATCAAGGTTTCTTGGGCAGAGATCATTGAGCTGGGACGGTGGGTGATTGAGAACAAGGTTCCTCTAAACGGTGTGGCCTGGTATCCCGGTGGTTCAATGAAATCCAACTACTGGGTGCACTTCATCTGCATGGTTCTGTTCCAATGGATGCCGGCACTCTTTGTTGACGCTCTGTTGTGGATCCTTCGATACCCTCCGGTGTTGTGCCGCGTCCAGAACAGGATTTACAAGGGATTCGAGGTGTTCGAGTACTATGCCAATAATGTTTGGAGTTTTGACAATTCAGAGGCGGTGAAGCTtcgaaaattaatgaataacAAGGAGCGTCGAACCTACGTCATAGAGAAGATAGAGCTGGACCTAATAGATTACTTTACCAACTGTGTGCTTTGCGCCCGTCGGCTCATCCTGAAGGAATCGGATGAGTCTATTCCGGCTGCCAGGCGACACATGAAAGT TATGTGGGTGGTGGACAAGGTCTACAAGGGCATCTGGATATTCGGCATCCTCTATATGCTCTACCGCTGTTTCTTTGCGGGCTGA